In Thalassotalea sp. Sam97, a single window of DNA contains:
- a CDS encoding DUF11 domain-containing protein has product MMSYSSPKNWFANIAFMLLALMFTANASANTGARATIHSSAKLTYNGGSAYASATVKVKLVAAAVDISVNETTGAAETGDNISFTYTFAANANGKDSYVLTADNQDEGVDTPTISFAGGNIVELGASIVSAPLDTPNVLKIPAGTADMFDDNDIVRLSDGSGTYPGTYRVISRIEGSVATTNTDGNTIAESPAQIVLETVTGSDLTSVPAGVQIGELKDVVVTITAGTLNGGATEAKHTINLSVSSQTDSSAKAVTSTGDNNEVVVNVNAPANVTFVKQVKLAGEADAMYATYKEAEPGVTLTYRITVTNGSTSTATGANVVDVIPGFTTYVADSITLNGDAYQGQLPWSVDGMSVKSSSATDDGDILAGETAVVTYQVIIN; this is encoded by the coding sequence ATGATGAGTTATTCTTCGCCGAAAAATTGGTTCGCTAATATAGCTTTTATGCTGTTGGCATTAATGTTTACCGCCAATGCGAGCGCCAATACCGGTGCTCGTGCGACGATTCACTCGTCTGCTAAATTAACCTATAACGGTGGCAGTGCTTATGCATCTGCGACCGTTAAGGTTAAGTTAGTTGCAGCCGCAGTAGATATTAGCGTTAATGAAACCACAGGGGCGGCAGAAACTGGCGATAATATTTCGTTTACCTACACCTTTGCCGCCAATGCCAACGGTAAAGACAGCTATGTACTTACAGCCGACAACCAAGATGAAGGTGTTGATACACCTACTATTTCGTTTGCCGGTGGTAACATTGTTGAACTGGGTGCCAGTATTGTCAGTGCACCGCTAGATACGCCAAACGTGTTGAAAATACCGGCAGGTACCGCTGATATGTTTGACGATAACGACATCGTACGTTTATCTGATGGTTCAGGTACATACCCAGGTACTTATCGCGTGATTTCGCGTATCGAAGGTAGCGTGGCAACCACCAACACCGATGGTAATACCATTGCCGAATCACCTGCGCAAATCGTACTGGAAACGGTCACGGGGAGCGATTTAACATCGGTACCTGCTGGTGTGCAAATTGGTGAGCTAAAGGATGTTGTGGTGACAATAACCGCAGGTACTCTTAATGGTGGTGCGACAGAGGCCAAGCATACCATTAACCTTTCGGTAAGCTCGCAAACTGACAGCAGCGCTAAAGCCGTTACGAGCACAGGCGATAATAATGAGGTCGTGGTTAATGTGAATGCACCAGCTAATGTAACTTTTGTTAAACAAGTTAAATTAGCCGGCGAAGCAGATGCAATGTATGCCACATACAAAGAAGCTGAACCGGGTGTTACCTTAACTTACCGTATTACCGTCACTAATGGCTCAACCAGTACGGCAACCGGTGCTAACGTGGTCGATGTTATCCCAGGTTTTACAACCTATGTGGCTGACTCTATTACCTTAAATGGTGACGCTTACCAAGGTCAATTACCTTGGTCTGTCGACGGTATGTCGGTCAAAAGTAGCAGCGCTACTGATGATGGCGACATATTGGCTGGCGAAACAGCGGTAGTTACTTACCAAGTTATCATTAACTAA